Proteins from one Shewanella pealeana ATCC 700345 genomic window:
- the argC gene encoding N-acetyl-gamma-glutamyl-phosphate reductase yields MKNIAIIGASGYTGAQITSLINAEANLSIQGLYVSESSLDKGKPLSELYPAYSHISLCLNPLSEDAKQTIVATADAVVLATDHAVSLHLAAWFYQQGLAVFDLSGAYRFSDVAQYPKWYGFTHEYPQVLADAVYGLAEWNSDQIAATKMIAVPGCYPTASLIALKPLSHLLTDVLPVINAVSGVTGAGRKAQLHTSFCEVSLTPYGVLAHRHQPEIATQLGQEVIFTPHLGNFKRGILATITVKLKPGTTLSDIQQAYQCYDSAELVTVKQNQFPKVDDVVQTPHCHLGWKFDEQTGYLVVASAIDNLMKGAASQALQCIKIHFGESVK; encoded by the coding sequence ATGAAGAATATAGCCATTATTGGCGCCAGTGGGTACACCGGCGCACAGATCACCTCTCTTATAAATGCCGAAGCGAATTTATCAATTCAAGGCCTTTATGTTTCTGAAAGCAGCCTAGATAAGGGTAAGCCATTATCTGAGCTCTACCCTGCATATAGCCATATCTCACTGTGCCTTAATCCACTTTCTGAAGATGCAAAGCAAACCATAGTGGCCACTGCTGACGCCGTGGTGCTTGCGACCGATCATGCTGTGAGTTTGCATCTAGCAGCCTGGTTTTATCAGCAAGGTTTAGCCGTGTTTGATTTGAGTGGCGCTTACCGGTTTAGCGACGTAGCGCAATACCCTAAGTGGTATGGTTTTACTCATGAATATCCACAAGTATTGGCCGATGCAGTATATGGTCTAGCCGAGTGGAATAGCGATCAAATAGCAGCGACTAAGATGATAGCCGTACCTGGCTGTTATCCAACGGCATCACTTATAGCATTGAAGCCCCTCTCTCATCTATTAACCGATGTATTGCCTGTGATTAATGCGGTAAGTGGTGTGACTGGTGCAGGCAGAAAAGCTCAACTACATACAAGCTTTTGTGAGGTGAGCTTAACGCCCTATGGCGTACTCGCCCATAGGCATCAACCAGAGATTGCGACTCAACTAGGGCAAGAAGTTATCTTCACTCCTCATCTTGGCAACTTTAAGCGTGGGATCTTGGCTACGATTACAGTCAAGTTGAAGCCTGGCACCACTCTTAGTGATATTCAGCAGGCTTATCAATGTTACGACTCGGCCGAGCTTGTCACGGTAAAACAGAATCAATTCCCTAAGGTAGATGATGTGGTGCAAACACCTCATTGCCATTTAGGGTGGAAATTTGACGAGCAGACTGGATACCTAGTGGTAGCTAGCGCCATCGATAACTTAATGAAGGGCGCTGCAAGTCAAGCTCTTCAGTGCATAAAGATTCACTTTGGTGAGTCTGTTAAGTAA
- the argE gene encoding acetylornithine deacetylase — MKTLPEIKSSFSQLIAAPSISALEAELDTSNIAVIELLHTWFSDLGMQCQSVPVANTRNKHNLVASFGQGQGGLLLAGHTDTVPFDEGRWSQDPFLLTEKNNRWYGLGTCDMKGFFALVLEALKELPMDKFQRPLHILASADEETTMNGAKAFAAEKSIAPDYAIIGEPTSLKPVYMHKGHLTQGIRVTGRSGHSSDPAKGLNAIEVMHLVTGQLLKLKQHLANNYREDAFSVPYPTMNFGHIHGGDAANRICGCCDLHIDLRPIPGLALQDLELMVANYLEPICSQYPGSIHVAPLYPGSEPFADNKEGSWTQLVAKLSDSQPEVVNYATEAPYISQLGCQTLVLGPGSIEQAHQPDEFLELNYINRTKELLKKLIYHACIK, encoded by the coding sequence ATGAAGACACTTCCAGAGATAAAGAGTAGCTTTAGCCAGCTTATCGCGGCGCCTTCTATTAGCGCCCTCGAAGCCGAGTTGGATACCAGCAACATAGCTGTCATCGAACTATTGCATACTTGGTTTAGTGATTTAGGTATGCAGTGCCAATCTGTGCCAGTTGCCAATACGCGTAATAAGCACAATTTAGTCGCTTCATTTGGTCAAGGACAGGGAGGCTTACTATTGGCTGGGCACACGGATACAGTGCCCTTCGATGAAGGACGCTGGAGCCAAGACCCATTTTTGTTAACTGAAAAGAATAACCGCTGGTACGGTTTAGGTACCTGCGACATGAAAGGATTTTTTGCTTTGGTACTCGAAGCGCTAAAAGAGTTACCGATGGATAAATTTCAACGTCCGCTGCATATCCTTGCTAGCGCAGATGAAGAAACGACCATGAATGGTGCTAAAGCCTTTGCAGCAGAGAAGTCCATTGCGCCTGACTACGCCATCATAGGTGAGCCCACCAGCTTAAAACCTGTCTATATGCATAAGGGCCATTTAACCCAAGGGATTCGAGTAACCGGCCGTAGCGGTCACTCATCAGATCCCGCAAAAGGCCTCAATGCTATCGAAGTGATGCACTTAGTGACTGGCCAGCTGCTAAAACTCAAACAGCACTTAGCCAATAATTATCGAGAAGATGCCTTTAGTGTGCCCTACCCAACAATGAATTTCGGTCATATCCACGGTGGTGATGCTGCCAATCGGATCTGTGGTTGTTGCGATCTTCATATCGACCTTCGTCCAATCCCTGGATTGGCATTGCAAGATTTAGAGTTGATGGTTGCCAACTATCTCGAACCAATATGTAGCCAATATCCCGGAAGTATTCACGTAGCCCCCCTCTACCCGGGCTCAGAACCTTTTGCCGATAATAAAGAGGGCAGCTGGACACAACTCGTCGCTAAGCTCAGCGATAGCCAGCCCGAAGTGGTGAACTATGCAACTGAAGCCCCCTATATCAGTCAATTAGGTTGTCAGACACTAGTGCTTGGCCCTGGCAGTATCGAACAGGCTCATCAACCGGATGAATTTTTGGAGCTTAATTATATTAATCGCACAAAAGAACTATTAAAAAAGCTGATTTATCATGCTTGTATAAAATAA
- a CDS encoding ornithine carbamoyltransferase produces MKHLLSIKDLSQQQLLDLLALAQNIKANPAEYKHALDGKSVVMLFEKPSLRTRVSFDIGINKLGGHCLYLDQQNGALGKREPVSDFAANISCWADAIVARTFLHSTIEELAEHGTVPVINALSDLYHPCQGLADFLTLTEQYGDVSKVKLAYVGDGNNVTHSLMFGAAILGAQLTVICPPGHFPDGKVVCEAQELAAKHGGKLTLSSDIEAIGDHHAIYTDTWISMGDSASMEEIEAKFKPYQVNAELMQKAGAKHFMHCLPAYREVEVTAEIVDGDGSLILHQAENRMHAQNAVLVTLLS; encoded by the coding sequence ATGAAACACCTACTATCAATTAAAGATCTCAGCCAGCAGCAATTACTCGACCTATTGGCGTTGGCACAAAACATTAAGGCTAATCCTGCCGAATATAAGCATGCCTTGGATGGCAAGAGTGTGGTGATGTTATTTGAGAAGCCATCTCTGAGAACTCGGGTGAGTTTTGATATTGGCATTAATAAGCTTGGTGGCCACTGCTTATATCTAGATCAACAAAATGGCGCCCTAGGTAAGCGTGAGCCGGTGTCAGACTTTGCTGCCAATATTTCTTGTTGGGCTGATGCCATTGTCGCCCGTACATTTTTACACTCGACAATAGAAGAGCTAGCAGAGCATGGCACAGTACCGGTTATTAATGCGCTATCGGATCTTTATCACCCTTGCCAAGGTCTAGCGGATTTTCTGACATTAACCGAGCAATATGGCGATGTGAGCAAGGTGAAATTGGCTTATGTTGGTGATGGCAACAACGTAACTCATTCATTGATGTTTGGCGCAGCTATCTTAGGTGCACAGTTAACCGTCATCTGTCCTCCTGGCCACTTCCCTGATGGTAAGGTTGTTTGTGAAGCGCAGGAGTTAGCGGCAAAACATGGCGGTAAGTTAACTCTTAGTTCAGATATCGAAGCGATTGGCGACCATCATGCTATTTACACCGACACCTGGATATCTATGGGCGACTCAGCATCTATGGAAGAGATCGAGGCCAAGTTTAAGCCCTATCAAGTGAATGCCGAGTTGATGCAAAAGGCGGGGGCGAAACATTTCATGCATTGCTTACCAGCTTATCGAGAAGTTGAAGTGACTGCCGAGATAGTTGATGGAGACGGCTCACTCATCTTACATCAGGCCGAAAATAGAATGCATGCTCAAAATGCCGTGCTGGTAACGCTTTTAAGTTAA
- a CDS encoding argininosuccinate synthase encodes MSIENSAVSDHSGVNKVVLAYSGGLDTSAIIPWLKETYDNCEIVAFCADVGQGDAELEGLYEKAIASGASECYIVDLKEELVADYIYPTIATGAIYEGTYLLGTSMARPIIAKAQVEVARKVGADAVCHGCTGKGNDQVRFEGCFAALAPDLKVIAPWREWEMVSREDLLDYLAERNIATAASATKIYSRDANAWHISHEGGELEDPWNEPSKGVWTMTVAPEDAPNQPEYVSLELEQGKITKVNGEALSPYKALMVLNEVAGAHGVGRIDITENRLVGMKSRGCYETPGGTVMFAALRAIEELVLDKTSREWREQVGAQMAHLVYDGRWFTPLCESLLGASKPLADLVNGEVVVKLYKGQASVVKKRSPNSLYSEEFATFGADDVYNQKDAEGFIRLYSLSSRIRALHSQK; translated from the coding sequence ATGTCTATTGAAAATTCAGCAGTAAGTGATCACTCAGGCGTTAACAAGGTTGTTCTGGCATATTCCGGTGGCTTAGACACCTCGGCGATTATTCCTTGGTTAAAAGAAACTTATGATAACTGTGAAATTGTGGCCTTTTGTGCCGATGTTGGCCAAGGTGATGCAGAGCTAGAAGGCTTGTATGAAAAAGCCATCGCCTCTGGCGCATCTGAATGCTACATCGTCGACTTAAAAGAGGAGCTGGTGGCCGATTATATCTACCCAACGATTGCGACTGGTGCTATTTACGAAGGTACTTACCTGTTAGGTACGTCGATGGCGAGGCCGATTATTGCTAAGGCACAAGTTGAAGTTGCTCGTAAAGTAGGCGCAGATGCGGTTTGTCACGGCTGTACTGGTAAAGGCAACGATCAGGTTCGTTTCGAAGGCTGTTTTGCTGCATTAGCGCCTGATCTAAAAGTCATTGCGCCTTGGCGTGAGTGGGAGATGGTGAGCCGTGAAGACCTGCTCGATTATCTTGCAGAGCGTAATATTGCTACTGCAGCGTCTGCGACCAAGATCTATAGCCGTGATGCAAACGCTTGGCATATTTCTCACGAAGGCGGCGAGCTAGAAGATCCATGGAATGAGCCATCGAAAGGGGTTTGGACCATGACTGTCGCCCCAGAGGATGCGCCGAATCAGCCTGAATATGTGTCACTAGAGCTTGAGCAAGGCAAGATCACTAAGGTAAACGGTGAGGCTTTATCACCATATAAAGCCTTGATGGTATTGAATGAAGTAGCCGGTGCTCACGGTGTTGGCAGAATCGATATTACCGAAAACAGACTGGTTGGCATGAAGTCTCGTGGTTGCTATGAAACGCCCGGTGGTACAGTGATGTTCGCAGCACTGCGCGCGATTGAAGAGTTAGTACTTGATAAAACCAGCCGCGAGTGGCGTGAGCAAGTTGGCGCGCAGATGGCACACCTTGTCTATGATGGTCGCTGGTTCACGCCATTGTGTGAGTCTCTGCTAGGTGCATCTAAGCCTTTAGCCGACTTAGTGAATGGTGAGGTAGTGGTCAAACTCTACAAGGGCCAGGCCAGCGTAGTTAAGAAGCGTTCTCCTAATAGTCTGTATTCTGAGGAGTTCGCGACCTTTGGTGCCGATGATGTTTATAACCAAAAAGATGCGGAAGGCTTCATTCGTTTGTATTCGCTTTCAAGCCGGATCAGAGCGTTACATAGTCAAAAGTAA
- the ppc gene encoding phosphoenolpyruvate carboxylase produces MVDMYASLRSNVGTLGQILGDTIRTDLDDTFLEKIEQIRHLAKSSRQGDDASREEMLTLLSSLSDDELVPFAKAFNQFLNLANIAEQFHTISRNCDELVCVPDPVEQLLGRMLGGKIDQEKVLACLKTLDIDLVLTAHPTEISRRTLIQKYSAVIDSLTALENTQLTEQEKKQHHLRLRQLIAQIWHTNEIRNERPTPVDEARWGLSTIEASLWQAIPDFLRQLNQQVEERTNTQLPIDIAPVRFSSWMGGDRDGNPFVTSTVTQEVLDRNRHTAARLYLKDVVLLVNELSMEGANEELLAYCNNSNEPYRDVLRDLRKKLRATIDYLNEKLEGHQPDVNPKDIIWHESDLKDPLMMLYKSLCDQGMSLIANGLLLDMLRRIACFGIHMLRLDVRQDAQRHADVIAELTRYLGMGDYAHWDESEKQSFLLRELSSKRPLIPANWQASAEVEEVVKTCRLVASQPARAMGSYVISMASQPSDVLAVLLLLKETGCPHPIRVVPLFETLDDLNNASNCMSALFAIDWYRGYTKGIQEVMIGYSDSAKDAGVMAAAWAQYTAQEKLVAISQEANIKLTLFHGRGGTIGRGGGPAHQAILSQPPGSVDGRIRVTEQGEMIRFKFGLPKLAVQSLALYTSAVMEATLLPPPEPKPEWRQCMQQLADESVVAYRAIVREEPDFVSYFRAATPEIELGKLPLGSRPAKRRVDGGIESLRAIPWIFAWSQNRLMLPAWLGAGEALKAASERGDLALLQEMEKHWPFFKTRISMLEMVYAKAEPNLSKFYETSLVPSELHHLGVQLRERLATGVEAVLELTQAESLMAHTPWNRESVELRNPYIDPLNFLQAELLARTRREEQSSQNVELALMLTIAGVAAGMRNTG; encoded by the coding sequence ATGGTAGACATGTATGCCTCGCTAAGGTCAAACGTTGGGACCTTAGGGCAAATTTTAGGTGACACAATCCGCACCGATCTCGATGATACTTTCCTGGAAAAAATTGAACAAATCCGTCATCTTGCCAAAAGCTCACGCCAAGGTGATGACGCCTCTCGTGAAGAGATGCTGACTTTGCTTTCCTCTTTAAGCGACGACGAGCTAGTTCCTTTTGCTAAAGCTTTTAACCAGTTTCTAAACCTTGCCAATATCGCAGAGCAGTTCCATACAATTAGCCGTAATTGCGATGAATTAGTTTGCGTCCCCGATCCGGTAGAACAACTACTTGGCCGGATGCTAGGCGGCAAAATTGATCAAGAAAAAGTACTCGCTTGCCTTAAGACTCTCGATATCGATCTTGTACTAACAGCCCATCCTACTGAGATCTCTCGTCGTACTCTTATTCAAAAGTACTCGGCGGTAATTGATTCTCTAACCGCTTTAGAGAATACCCAACTGACTGAGCAAGAAAAAAAGCAACACCACTTACGACTACGTCAGCTAATCGCTCAAATTTGGCATACCAATGAGATCCGTAACGAACGCCCAACCCCTGTAGATGAAGCGCGTTGGGGATTAAGTACAATTGAAGCCTCTCTATGGCAAGCTATTCCAGATTTTCTTAGACAACTTAATCAGCAAGTCGAAGAGCGCACCAATACCCAGCTTCCTATCGATATAGCACCGGTAAGGTTCTCTAGCTGGATGGGCGGAGACCGTGATGGTAATCCATTTGTCACTTCGACCGTCACGCAAGAGGTGCTTGACCGAAACCGTCATACTGCAGCGCGTTTATACCTAAAAGATGTAGTCTTGCTGGTAAACGAACTCTCAATGGAAGGCGCCAATGAAGAATTATTGGCTTACTGTAATAACAGTAATGAGCCATATCGTGATGTACTTAGAGATCTGCGTAAAAAACTTAGAGCGACGATCGATTACCTAAATGAAAAGCTTGAAGGGCATCAACCAGACGTTAATCCAAAAGATATTATTTGGCATGAAAGCGATCTAAAAGATCCGTTAATGATGCTTTATAAGAGTCTATGCGACCAAGGAATGAGCCTAATTGCTAACGGCTTACTGCTTGATATGCTTCGTCGTATTGCCTGTTTTGGTATTCATATGCTGAGACTGGATGTGCGACAAGACGCTCAGCGCCATGCCGATGTGATTGCCGAACTGACTCGCTATTTAGGCATGGGCGATTATGCTCACTGGGATGAAAGCGAAAAGCAGTCATTCTTACTACGTGAACTTTCAAGTAAGCGTCCGTTAATTCCTGCAAATTGGCAAGCTTCAGCAGAAGTTGAAGAAGTAGTGAAAACTTGCCGATTGGTTGCCAGCCAGCCAGCTCGCGCTATGGGCTCTTATGTTATTTCGATGGCCAGCCAGCCATCAGATGTATTAGCGGTTCTACTCCTGCTGAAAGAAACTGGCTGTCCACACCCAATTCGCGTAGTGCCTTTGTTTGAAACCTTAGATGATTTAAACAATGCATCTAACTGTATGTCGGCATTGTTTGCTATCGATTGGTACCGAGGTTACACCAAAGGTATTCAAGAGGTCATGATTGGCTATTCTGACTCGGCTAAAGATGCAGGTGTAATGGCTGCCGCTTGGGCGCAATACACTGCACAAGAAAAACTAGTCGCCATCAGCCAAGAAGCAAATATCAAACTTACCCTCTTCCATGGTCGTGGCGGCACAATTGGCCGTGGAGGTGGACCAGCTCATCAAGCGATCTTGTCTCAGCCTCCAGGTTCTGTAGATGGTCGCATTCGAGTCACTGAACAAGGTGAAATGATCCGCTTTAAGTTTGGCTTACCGAAACTTGCAGTGCAGAGTCTGGCGCTATACACCTCGGCAGTCATGGAGGCGACACTATTACCGCCACCAGAGCCTAAGCCAGAATGGCGTCAATGTATGCAGCAGCTTGCAGACGAGTCGGTAGTCGCTTATCGAGCCATAGTGCGTGAAGAGCCTGACTTCGTGTCTTACTTCCGTGCCGCTACACCGGAAATTGAGCTAGGAAAACTACCACTAGGTAGTCGCCCGGCAAAACGCCGAGTCGACGGCGGCATTGAGAGCCTTCGCGCCATCCCATGGATCTTCGCTTGGTCACAAAACCGTTTGATGCTTCCCGCATGGTTAGGTGCTGGCGAAGCGCTCAAAGCGGCATCGGAGCGAGGAGACTTAGCTCTGCTACAGGAGATGGAGAAACACTGGCCATTCTTTAAGACCCGCATTTCAATGCTAGAGATGGTTTACGCCAAAGCTGAGCCTAACTTGTCTAAGTTCTATGAAACTAGCTTAGTTCCTTCTGAGCTACATCACCTAGGCGTACAGCTTAGAGAGCGGTTAGCGACTGGAGTAGAAGCCGTACTTGAGCTGACACAGGCAGAAAGCTTGATGGCACATACCCCTTGGAATCGTGAGTCTGTCGAACTTAGAAACCCTTATATTGATCCGCTAAACTTCCTGCAGGCTGAGCTGCTAGCAAGAACACGTAGAGAGGAGCAATCTTCTCAAAATGTTGAGCTGGCATTGATGTTAACCATAGCGGGCGTTGCCGCAGGAATGAGAAATACAGGTTAA
- a CDS encoding DUF1439 domain-containing protein: MKLLKVALTSALLLLTGCVSQYSITEKELETYLNDEMHFEVKQGNKIFGVELHVNDIKVTLGEKPDTMAVSAVTIVNVRNPLMPINANLVTEFEAEPWYDATDNSVHLRNLQLVKVESKPQDIEKAIGSIAPELMRFLTQFLETQPVYVLDTKESNQALIADITKRIEVKPGKLVLIFEE; the protein is encoded by the coding sequence ATGAAGCTACTAAAAGTGGCGCTTACTAGCGCCTTGCTGTTATTGACAGGCTGTGTCAGTCAATACAGCATCACTGAAAAAGAGCTAGAAACTTATCTTAACGATGAGATGCACTTTGAAGTAAAGCAAGGTAATAAAATCTTTGGCGTTGAGCTGCACGTAAACGACATCAAGGTCACATTAGGCGAAAAGCCAGATACCATGGCAGTATCTGCGGTTACTATCGTCAATGTGAGAAACCCATTGATGCCGATAAACGCAAATCTAGTCACTGAGTTTGAAGCAGAGCCTTGGTACGACGCAACTGATAACAGTGTTCATCTACGAAATCTGCAGTTAGTTAAAGTTGAATCTAAACCTCAGGACATAGAGAAAGCCATTGGCTCAATCGCCCCTGAGTTAATGCGCTTCTTAACACAGTTTCTAGAAACTCAACCTGTGTATGTACTCGATACCAAAGAGTCTAATCAGGCATTGATTGCCGACATAACAAAGCGAATTGAAGTTAAGCCCGGCAAACTAGTACTGATATTCGAAGAATAG
- a CDS encoding CinA family nicotinamide mononucleotide deamidase-related protein: MKLEMICTGEEVLAGQIVDTNAAWFGNTMMEHGIECQRRVTVGDRLEDLVSVFKERSHEADVILVNGGLGPTSDDLSAEAMSLAKGEALVENEIWRERLENWFTRNGRVMALSNLKQAMLPESAIMIDNPVGTACGFAVKLNRAWLFFTPGVPFEFKQMVYEQFIPFVKQRFDIAGDVALRKLLTLGQGESSLADTLEQIDLPSGITIGYRSFMPHIEIKLFARGVGAIAQLDRLEAQIRFLLGNAIVACDRKSLAEEIHSLMVNSGLSLSTAESCTGGMIASQLIDLSGSSSYLDQGLVTYSNESKVRVLGVKPETLDDHGAVSIATVEEMAKGVRSILNSDFALATSGIAGPTGGTDDKPVGTVAIALATKGGVYSQMIKLPRRSRELVRSLSTAVAFDMLRRELLGEAVIVDYGSIGRFQK; encoded by the coding sequence ATGAAGCTAGAAATGATTTGTACGGGCGAAGAGGTGTTGGCTGGCCAGATAGTCGATACAAATGCTGCATGGTTCGGTAATACCATGATGGAACATGGTATCGAGTGTCAAAGGCGTGTGACAGTTGGTGATCGCTTAGAAGATCTCGTCTCAGTATTTAAAGAACGCAGCCATGAGGCTGATGTGATTTTAGTTAATGGTGGTCTCGGACCGACAAGTGATGATCTCTCTGCTGAAGCGATGTCACTCGCTAAGGGAGAGGCCTTAGTCGAGAACGAAATTTGGCGAGAGAGGTTGGAAAATTGGTTTACCCGTAACGGCCGAGTAATGGCGCTGAGTAATCTTAAGCAAGCTATGTTACCTGAGTCAGCCATTATGATAGATAATCCTGTTGGGACGGCTTGTGGTTTCGCTGTAAAACTCAATCGTGCATGGTTATTTTTTACCCCTGGCGTCCCATTTGAATTTAAACAGATGGTCTATGAACAGTTTATACCTTTCGTTAAGCAGCGATTTGATATTGCAGGTGATGTAGCGCTAAGGAAGCTCCTAACCTTAGGTCAAGGAGAATCATCGCTTGCAGATACGCTCGAGCAGATAGATTTGCCTAGTGGGATTACCATAGGTTACCGCTCTTTTATGCCGCATATAGAGATAAAGCTATTCGCTCGTGGTGTAGGAGCAATTGCTCAGCTTGACAGACTCGAAGCGCAAATAAGATTTCTACTGGGCAATGCTATCGTTGCTTGTGATAGGAAAAGCTTAGCTGAAGAGATCCACTCTCTAATGGTAAATTCTGGGCTAAGCCTCAGTACCGCGGAGTCTTGTACCGGTGGCATGATAGCAAGTCAACTGATCGACCTCTCTGGGAGTTCATCCTATTTAGATCAAGGTTTAGTGACTTATAGTAATGAGTCTAAGGTTCGAGTATTAGGTGTTAAGCCTGAGACATTAGACGATCACGGGGCAGTCTCTATCGCTACTGTAGAAGAGATGGCTAAGGGAGTAAGATCAATTCTTAATAGTGACTTTGCGCTAGCGACAAGTGGCATAGCAGGCCCTACAGGTGGTACTGATGATAAGCCTGTTGGCACGGTTGCCATTGCTCTAGCGACGAAAGGGGGTGTTTATAGTCAGATGATTAAGCTACCTCGACGTTCTCGCGAATTAGTGCGTAGTTTAAGTACTGCCGTCGCATTCGATATGTTAAGAAGAGAGCTGTTAGGTGAGGCGGTTATCGTCGATTATGGTTCGATTGGCCGTTTCCAAAAATAA
- the argB gene encoding acetylglutamate kinase produces the protein MTQTDLNNTEQKPVMVLKVGGALLQCDMGMSRLMQAAAKIIASGQPIIMVHGGGCLVDEQLKANGMITEKLDGLRVTPEAQIPVIVGALAGTSNKTLQAAAIKAGVTCLGMSLADAGMMNAKIKDPLLGLVGEVEPKDASYLEFVLAKGWMPIVSSIAISEQGEMLNVNADQAATALAKLVSGSLVLLSDVSGVLDGKGQLINSLNREQVNELTKIGVIEKGMKVKVEAALDVAESMGQAVQIASWRHAHQLIALCQGEAVGTQIQP, from the coding sequence ATGACTCAAACAGATCTAAACAACACAGAACAAAAGCCAGTTATGGTGCTTAAGGTCGGCGGGGCTTTACTGCAGTGTGACATGGGTATGTCTCGTTTGATGCAGGCTGCCGCCAAGATAATCGCATCAGGTCAGCCGATTATTATGGTGCATGGCGGAGGCTGCTTAGTGGATGAGCAGTTGAAAGCGAATGGCATGATAACTGAAAAACTGGATGGATTAAGAGTGACGCCAGAAGCGCAGATCCCTGTCATCGTCGGCGCGTTAGCGGGTACCTCAAATAAGACGCTTCAGGCTGCAGCAATTAAGGCGGGCGTTACTTGCTTAGGTATGAGCCTAGCCGATGCTGGCATGATGAACGCCAAGATTAAAGATCCCTTGTTAGGACTGGTGGGGGAAGTGGAGCCTAAAGATGCAAGCTATTTGGAATTTGTATTAGCAAAGGGCTGGATGCCAATTGTGAGCTCTATTGCCATTAGTGAGCAAGGTGAGATGCTTAATGTGAACGCCGACCAAGCTGCCACAGCTTTGGCTAAGTTAGTTTCAGGATCTTTAGTTTTGCTATCTGATGTATCTGGTGTGCTCGATGGTAAAGGGCAACTAATTAATAGCTTGAATAGGGAACAGGTTAATGAATTAACCAAGATAGGTGTTATTGAGAAAGGAATGAAGGTCAAAGTGGAGGCTGCATTGGATGTTGCTGAGTCCATGGGGCAAGCCGTACAGATCGCCTCTTGGCGTCATGCACATCAGTTAATCGCATTATGCCAGGGTGAAGCCGTTGGCACACAGATCCAACCTTAG